A single Crateriforma conspicua DNA region contains:
- a CDS encoding zinc ribbon domain-containing protein has translation MELTATPVPESRRVTSTAIESLLDLAAIVILCLGVAASITVLAWVGIVGLGMACWLILGSFLNWLVFRALAEVIRLLKRSVDLDYAGRISGSYVDTVMTCSNCGAILRSDVCCDSCGARLTKVDPKD, from the coding sequence ATGGAGCTGACCGCAACACCCGTGCCCGAAAGCCGCAGGGTCACCAGTACGGCGATTGAATCGCTGCTTGATCTTGCCGCCATTGTCATCCTCTGTTTGGGCGTTGCGGCATCGATCACGGTGTTGGCATGGGTCGGGATCGTGGGTCTCGGCATGGCTTGCTGGTTGATCCTGGGATCATTTTTGAACTGGTTGGTGTTCCGGGCATTGGCCGAAGTCATCCGCCTGTTGAAGCGATCGGTGGATCTGGACTATGCCGGTCGTATTTCCGGGTCGTACGTCGACACAGTGATGACCTGCAGCAACTGCGGCGCGATTCTACGGTCTGATGTTTGTTGTGATTCCTGCGGCGCACGACTGACAAAGGTCGACCCCAAGGATTGA
- a CDS encoding DEAD/DEAH box helicase, producing the protein MVDFGKLRKASKKEKSPDPLEIFRRLPKPPGINDLYNSQAEVLKSWFTNRNRKDTVLKLHTGGGKTLVGLLMAQSSLDELGEPVLYLAPTVQLVNQTLDKAKLMGIAAVPYRNGQDLDENFVNANSIMVATYNALFNGQSKFRLRERGHYQQVGAVILDDAHVAFSVIRDAFTLEVKKKNDKDRYQSLTGLFRKSFSDCDRLGIFDDVVGGREYAVLEIPYWAWDEQIGSVREQLKTDAEEHPFHWPLLRNELHLCHGLISRDAFTVTPIVPLIRTFPTFSDAPRRIFMSATIANDGDIVRTFDADPNEIKSPLTSRSLAGVSERMILIPDLMKFKSDRESIAELAKWTSKQRKGSVILVSSDKAAENWSDDSTVATGSAEVGKLVDELQNGSHFGPAVFANRYDGIDLPGDSCRLLVLQNLPKGTSNYELFRAAALAGGASLVQMLAQRIEQGIGRGARGSGDHCVVIMSGPDLAGWLAKNANFMMLTSATRAQIEMGVQISEAVESVEELSETIARSFARDPDWTEFHAETLAELESGNEINEDRFSLVSIERKAVNLWQDGYHEKAISKIEKVIDNASGDIDRQSLGWMAQLAARIASHWGVKQRAEEFQKHAFSFNRNLLRPRVKPPYESLPAPDEQAVAIAKRIEEYRLRQGILRSFEDTVSHLHDEASATLFEAALAELGRFIGLFAEQHDTNGEGPDVLWLLPIKCGFVIEAKSRKKPKNELTKTQHGQLLVAAEWFKANYPDYECVRVSMHPKNEALKNASAEASHALTYENLAKMVTETRILLTEICELQNTGADLVNACGRLIERSNLSAKTIASTYFVPFEQIKRKSE; encoded by the coding sequence ATGGTCGATTTTGGCAAACTGAGAAAGGCTTCAAAGAAAGAAAAATCCCCCGACCCACTAGAGATATTTAGAAGACTGCCAAAACCACCGGGAATCAACGATCTCTATAACAGCCAAGCGGAGGTTTTAAAATCGTGGTTCACTAATCGAAACCGAAAAGACACGGTGCTCAAGCTTCACACGGGTGGCGGGAAAACACTTGTCGGTCTTCTAATGGCGCAGTCGTCACTCGACGAGTTGGGTGAACCCGTACTCTACTTGGCACCGACAGTGCAACTCGTCAATCAGACGTTGGACAAAGCCAAGCTGATGGGGATCGCTGCCGTTCCGTATCGAAACGGACAAGACCTCGACGAAAACTTCGTCAACGCCAATTCGATCATGGTTGCGACTTACAACGCATTATTCAACGGACAGAGTAAGTTTCGTCTAAGGGAAAGAGGTCATTATCAGCAGGTAGGTGCTGTGATTCTTGATGACGCTCATGTTGCATTTTCCGTTATCCGAGATGCGTTCACGTTGGAGGTAAAGAAAAAGAACGACAAGGACCGTTATCAATCACTTACAGGATTGTTTCGCAAGTCTTTCTCTGACTGTGATCGCCTTGGCATCTTTGACGATGTTGTCGGTGGTCGAGAGTATGCAGTTCTGGAAATTCCCTACTGGGCCTGGGACGAACAGATCGGCAGTGTTCGTGAGCAGTTAAAGACAGACGCCGAAGAGCACCCTTTTCACTGGCCCCTGCTTCGGAACGAACTTCATCTTTGTCACGGGTTGATAAGTCGTGACGCGTTTACGGTAACACCAATTGTTCCGTTGATACGGACATTCCCAACATTCAGCGACGCTCCAAGACGAATTTTCATGTCCGCTACGATCGCCAACGATGGGGATATCGTTCGGACCTTTGACGCTGATCCCAACGAAATAAAGTCGCCGTTGACGTCGCGATCCCTTGCCGGGGTCAGTGAACGAATGATTCTTATTCCAGACCTCATGAAGTTTAAGAGTGATCGAGAGTCGATCGCAGAACTGGCGAAATGGACTTCAAAGCAAAGAAAAGGCTCGGTAATTCTCGTTTCATCCGATAAAGCCGCCGAAAATTGGAGCGATGATAGCACTGTGGCAACCGGATCTGCCGAAGTCGGAAAACTCGTTGATGAATTACAGAACGGAAGCCACTTCGGCCCCGCTGTCTTTGCAAATCGATACGACGGAATCGACCTTCCCGGCGATTCGTGCAGGCTACTCGTCTTGCAAAACCTTCCAAAAGGGACCTCTAACTACGAACTATTTCGTGCTGCGGCTTTGGCAGGAGGTGCCTCATTGGTTCAAATGCTCGCTCAACGAATCGAGCAAGGTATCGGTCGGGGAGCACGAGGTTCGGGTGACCACTGCGTGGTTATTATGTCCGGCCCTGATCTTGCTGGCTGGCTCGCTAAAAACGCAAATTTTATGATGCTTACTAGTGCTACAAGAGCACAAATTGAGATGGGTGTTCAGATAAGCGAAGCAGTCGAATCGGTCGAGGAATTATCCGAGACAATCGCTCGAAGCTTTGCACGAGACCCCGATTGGACTGAATTCCACGCGGAGACCTTGGCTGAACTTGAAAGTGGAAACGAAATTAATGAGGATCGTTTCTCACTCGTTTCAATTGAGAGAAAGGCGGTAAACCTCTGGCAAGACGGTTACCACGAAAAAGCCATTTCAAAGATCGAAAAGGTAATTGATAATGCGAGTGGCGATATCGACAGGCAATCTTTGGGATGGATGGCACAGCTTGCGGCACGGATTGCGTCGCACTGGGGTGTCAAACAGAGAGCCGAGGAGTTTCAAAAACACGCATTTAGCTTCAACCGGAACCTGCTTCGACCGCGAGTCAAGCCGCCATACGAAAGTCTTCCAGCACCAGATGAACAAGCTGTAGCAATCGCTAAACGCATAGAAGAATATCGACTTCGCCAAGGGATTCTGAGAAGCTTTGAAGACACTGTTTCTCATTTGCATGATGAGGCCTCAGCTACATTGTTTGAAGCTGCGCTGGCGGAACTAGGGAGATTCATCGGTCTTTTCGCAGAACAGCATGACACAAACGGTGAAGGTCCAGACGTGCTCTGGCTCTTGCCGATCAAATGCGGTTTCGTCATCGAAGCAAAGAGTCGAAAGAAGCCTAAGAACGAATTGACGAAAACGCAGCACGGCCAACTGCTTGTCGCTGCTGAATGGTTCAAGGCAAATTATCCCGATTATGAATGCGTCCGAGTCAGTATGCACCCCAAAAATGAAGCACTGAAAAATGCTTCGGCGGAAGCATCTCATGCATTGACGTATGAAAATCTGGCGAAAATGGTGACCGAAACCCGAATTCTGCTTACAGAGATTTGTGAGTTGCAAAATACGGGAGCAGACCTTGTCAACGCATGTGGCAGACTGATCGAGCGATCGAACCTATCCGCAAAAACAATTGCCTCCACCTACTTTGTTCCGTTTGAGCAAATCAAGAGAAAATCTGAGTAG
- a CDS encoding class I SAM-dependent methyltransferase has product MDSKAEFLEAAFHAPEAVAKYVDSPPIAVPGFADMQRMAALLLTERVQSHGRILVVGAGGGLEMKVFAEAEPSWEFDGVDPSPAMLQLAEQTLGPLASRVRLHEGKVDAAPEGPFDAATCILTMHFADFEERRKMLTAIRQRLGPQAPFIVVHLSFPQADGARERWLSRYAAYMVRPAVDAEKASQFRKAVDAYLTILEPQQDEALLQEAGFTNVELFYAGFAFRGWVSYA; this is encoded by the coding sequence ATGGACTCCAAAGCTGAATTTTTGGAAGCGGCTTTTCACGCCCCGGAAGCGGTTGCGAAATATGTGGATTCGCCACCGATTGCCGTTCCGGGGTTCGCGGACATGCAGCGGATGGCGGCATTGTTGTTGACCGAGCGGGTGCAGAGCCACGGCCGTATCCTGGTCGTCGGAGCCGGCGGCGGACTGGAGATGAAGGTGTTCGCCGAAGCGGAACCGAGCTGGGAGTTTGATGGCGTGGATCCTTCCCCGGCAATGTTGCAACTTGCCGAGCAAACGCTGGGGCCGCTTGCCTCGCGAGTCAGACTGCACGAGGGCAAGGTCGATGCTGCGCCGGAGGGGCCGTTTGATGCGGCCACGTGCATTTTGACGATGCATTTTGCAGACTTCGAAGAGCGACGAAAGATGTTGACCGCCATTCGTCAGCGACTCGGGCCACAAGCACCGTTCATCGTGGTGCACCTGAGTTTCCCTCAAGCCGATGGTGCGCGCGAGCGGTGGCTTTCACGGTACGCAGCTTACATGGTTCGTCCCGCCGTGGATGCGGAAAAGGCATCGCAGTTTCGAAAGGCGGTCGATGCTTATCTGACCATTCTCGAACCCCAACAAGACGAAGCGTTGTTGCAAGAGGCGGGCTTCACGAACGTCGAGCTGTTTTACGCCGGGTTCGCTTTCCGAGGCTGGGTGTCATACGCCTAA
- a CDS encoding CHRD domain-containing protein, with protein MGISLVRIRAGLIAMGCVVLLGVSAGSSSAALIDFQLEGNAGIGLLPGNEVGANTPIIPGSVSNASGGESGGGFFYDTDTNVLNFEFTFQNLSGGLANVASGIHLHVVSAGSDIFNSTGGIAFNLNSGADANVTLSTPTIAFGATGGTLAGTVTMPDQAAEDALLDGRYYVNIHSGSFGGGELRGSVTAVPEPASMAFLGAIAVGGVARRVRRNRK; from the coding sequence ATGGGTATTTCTCTGGTCCGAATCCGCGCCGGCCTGATCGCCATGGGATGCGTCGTCCTTTTGGGCGTATCCGCCGGCAGCAGCTCCGCCGCATTGATTGACTTTCAGTTGGAAGGCAACGCCGGCATCGGTTTGTTGCCTGGAAACGAAGTCGGTGCGAACACGCCGATCATCCCGGGATCGGTGTCGAATGCATCGGGCGGCGAATCGGGTGGCGGTTTCTTTTACGATACCGACACCAACGTTCTGAACTTCGAGTTCACTTTCCAGAACCTCAGTGGAGGCTTGGCGAACGTTGCGTCCGGTATTCACTTGCATGTCGTTTCGGCCGGTAGCGACATCTTCAACTCGACCGGCGGTATCGCGTTCAACCTGAACTCGGGCGCCGATGCAAACGTGACCCTTTCGACGCCGACTATCGCGTTCGGAGCCACCGGCGGAACGCTGGCCGGTACGGTCACCATGCCCGATCAAGCCGCCGAAGACGCACTGCTTGATGGTCGCTACTACGTCAACATCCACAGTGGTTCGTTCGGTGGCGGTGAGCTTCGCGGAAGCGTGACCGCGGTCCCCGAGCCGGCGTCGATGGCATTCTTGGGGGCGATCGCGGTGGGCGGTGTGGCCCGGCGTGTGCGTCGAAACCGGAAGTAG
- a CDS encoding class I SAM-dependent methyltransferase, with amino-acid sequence MPSPDWNDRFSDSEYAYGTEPNGFLVRQASRVSDPVLSIAEGEGRNAVYLAGKGHSVHAVDGSKVGLAKAVKLANQNGVQISTEVADLSDYEPAESAFGSIISIYAHLDGSIRRRLYPLLVQALKPGGILILEAYSENQIGRGTGGPANVDLLMSCSKIEQEFGILETVLLHETEREVHEGKFHTGTASVIQYVGRRGS; translated from the coding sequence ATGCCATCGCCCGACTGGAATGATCGATTTTCGGATAGCGAGTATGCGTACGGAACGGAACCGAATGGGTTTCTGGTTCGACAGGCGTCCCGCGTGTCGGACCCCGTTCTGTCAATCGCCGAGGGCGAGGGACGCAACGCCGTGTATCTGGCCGGCAAGGGTCACAGTGTTCATGCAGTTGATGGTTCCAAAGTCGGGCTTGCAAAAGCCGTCAAACTGGCCAATCAAAATGGCGTGCAAATTTCAACCGAAGTTGCCGATTTGAGCGACTACGAACCAGCCGAAAGCGCTTTCGGATCCATCATTTCCATCTATGCACACTTGGACGGATCGATACGTCGGCGACTGTATCCGCTGCTGGTCCAAGCCCTCAAGCCCGGAGGCATTTTGATCCTGGAGGCCTATTCGGAGAATCAGATTGGTCGTGGGACGGGAGGGCCGGCCAATGTCGACTTGCTGATGTCCTGCAGCAAGATCGAACAAGAATTTGGAATTCTTGAAACCGTTCTACTGCACGAAACCGAACGTGAAGTCCACGAAGGAAAATTCCACACTGGCACGGCATCGGTCATCCAGTACGTGGGGCGACGTGGGTCTTGA
- a CDS encoding L-dopachrome tautomerase-related protein translates to MSQESSTAKTELELYASLDQAVGNIAFKPNGQLVFSHHPFFKPEIRVATYDADKKIVSPFPNKQWNTPREENDWYLDDVLGIRNDDQGVVWMLDMGTRNNITPKLVGWNTTSNELHRIYYIPAPASRPTSQLNDFVIDPKRELAVIADEGIGRGGDGSKAALVVVDLKTGSTRRLLEGRSMTQPDKDSPIMIDGEPMTVESDGEKVPVLVGCDGITLDANSEWLYFAPLCGKKLYRVPMKAIADETLSQDELATAVETYSPKVNNGGLSIDTAGNVYSTNVESCSIGVVSASDRRYTQLAFDDRMQWPDGISFNHDGLMYVSAAQVHLGAPFNGGTDKTSKPFFIFRFKPLASGLIGR, encoded by the coding sequence GTGTCGCAAGAGTCGTCGACCGCCAAGACCGAACTCGAGTTGTACGCGTCTCTCGATCAAGCGGTTGGCAACATCGCTTTCAAGCCGAATGGTCAGCTGGTCTTTAGCCACCATCCGTTCTTCAAACCGGAAATTCGTGTCGCAACGTATGACGCAGACAAGAAGATCGTCTCGCCATTTCCCAACAAGCAATGGAACACACCACGCGAGGAGAACGACTGGTATCTCGATGATGTACTGGGCATTCGCAACGATGATCAGGGAGTTGTTTGGATGCTGGACATGGGGACGCGAAACAACATCACCCCGAAACTGGTCGGTTGGAACACGACGTCGAATGAGCTTCACCGAATCTACTACATCCCCGCACCAGCAAGTCGGCCGACTTCGCAACTGAATGACTTCGTGATCGACCCCAAGCGCGAGCTTGCGGTGATCGCCGACGAAGGGATCGGCCGCGGTGGTGATGGATCGAAAGCCGCTCTCGTTGTCGTCGACTTGAAAACCGGATCCACTCGCCGGTTGCTCGAAGGCCGCTCGATGACGCAGCCCGATAAAGATTCACCGATCATGATCGACGGCGAACCGATGACGGTCGAAAGCGACGGCGAAAAAGTTCCTGTCCTGGTTGGCTGTGACGGGATCACTTTGGATGCGAACAGCGAGTGGCTTTACTTCGCTCCCTTGTGCGGCAAGAAGCTTTATCGGGTGCCGATGAAAGCGATCGCCGACGAGACCTTGTCGCAAGACGAATTGGCGACGGCGGTGGAAACGTACAGTCCCAAGGTCAACAACGGTGGGCTCTCGATCGACACCGCTGGCAATGTCTACTCGACCAATGTGGAAAGCTGCAGCATCGGCGTGGTCTCGGCCAGCGATCGACGATACACGCAGCTCGCATTCGACGATCGCATGCAATGGCCGGACGGCATCAGCTTCAATCACGACGGCTTGATGTACGTGTCTGCCGCTCAGGTGCATCTTGGCGCACCGTTCAATGGTGGCACAGACAAGACATCGAAACCGTTCTTCATCTTCCGATTCAAACCACTGGCGTCCGGTCTGATCGGCCGCTAA
- a CDS encoding endonuclease NucS domain-containing protein, whose product MAIYDKPVRLLMHDMASEFALQPGEAFTRQRALDWFAEHYPKIKQGTITAHLIRLSTNAQSRLHYSAKPGDDDLFFQIDSGHYRLYSTESDPAPICTVNGRKPTLPTGEDESEIQPSNEFAYERDLRNYLSKNLSIIEAGLTLYEEEGINGIEFPVGGRYIDILAVDHTNSYVVIELKVSRGYDRVVGQLMRYMAWIKKNQADSGQRVRGIIIARDISEDLLLACSLLDDIQLFEYELSLVLSEVGKEHGE is encoded by the coding sequence GTGGCTATCTACGACAAACCAGTTCGATTGCTTATGCACGATATGGCCAGCGAGTTTGCGCTGCAGCCTGGTGAAGCTTTCACACGCCAACGAGCTCTTGACTGGTTCGCTGAGCACTACCCGAAGATAAAGCAGGGAACGATCACAGCACACCTAATTCGTCTTTCCACAAACGCGCAAAGCCGACTGCACTATAGCGCAAAGCCCGGCGACGACGACCTATTCTTCCAAATCGATAGCGGCCATTACCGCCTTTATTCCACAGAATCCGATCCCGCCCCAATTTGCACTGTCAACGGACGCAAACCAACGCTGCCAACCGGCGAAGACGAATCGGAAATTCAACCGTCCAACGAATTCGCCTACGAAAGAGATTTGCGGAATTATCTGTCAAAAAATCTCTCAATCATTGAGGCGGGCCTCACACTGTACGAAGAAGAAGGAATAAATGGAATCGAATTCCCGGTGGGCGGGCGATATATCGATATTCTCGCAGTAGATCACACGAATAGCTATGTTGTCATCGAACTGAAAGTCTCGCGCGGGTATGACCGCGTTGTGGGGCAATTGATGCGTTACATGGCCTGGATCAAGAAGAACCAGGCCGATAGCGGGCAACGGGTACGCGGCATCATCATTGCGCGGGATATCAGCGAAGACTTGTTGCTTGCTTGCTCATTGCTTGATGACATCCAATTATTCGAATATGAATTGTCTTTGGTATTGTCGGAAGTCGGCAAGGAGCATGGGGAATAG
- a CDS encoding WYL domain-containing protein, whose protein sequence is MTERELKRMRSLLMKAGDPNRYAARIQYINADGKVTDRIISPIRMTTPTTVRALCLQREEVRQFRLASIRTIELVPAHEVLAGAKPSGHL, encoded by the coding sequence ATGACCGAGCGAGAATTGAAACGGATGCGATCGTTACTGATGAAAGCCGGCGATCCTAATCGCTATGCTGCGCGAATCCAATACATCAACGCCGACGGCAAAGTGACGGATCGCATCATCAGTCCCATACGCATGACCACACCCACAACCGTCCGTGCCCTTTGCCTCCAAAGGGAGGAGGTCCGCCAATTCCGCTTGGCATCGATCCGGACGATTGAACTGGTCCCGGCTCATGAGGTGTTGGCTGGTGCAAAGCCCTCTGGACATCTGTAG
- a CDS encoding anthrone oxygenase family protein: MEILIVGAITGAGVVTGLLFAFSNFVMQALATMPNEQGMRAMQRINEKIINPIFVAFFLGTPLLCAVVGVDALMNLESERSGLLLGGAILYLVGPFAITVLFNVPLNNRLAEASLSEADVVWPDYQWRWQRWNHTRTYVGIVSIVLLAVGLIG, from the coding sequence ATGGAAATCCTAATTGTTGGTGCAATTACCGGTGCTGGGGTCGTAACCGGTCTTTTGTTTGCATTCTCGAATTTCGTTATGCAAGCTCTGGCAACGATGCCAAACGAACAGGGCATGCGTGCGATGCAGAGAATCAACGAGAAGATTATCAACCCGATCTTCGTCGCGTTCTTTTTGGGGACGCCACTGCTTTGTGCGGTGGTCGGCGTGGATGCACTGATGAACCTTGAGAGCGAAAGATCGGGATTGTTGCTTGGCGGGGCTATTCTTTATTTGGTTGGCCCATTCGCAATCACGGTGCTTTTCAATGTCCCACTGAACAACCGATTGGCAGAGGCTAGCCTTTCGGAGGCTGATGTCGTTTGGCCAGACTACCAGTGGCGTTGGCAACGTTGGAATCATACGCGAACGTACGTCGGCATCGTTTCCATCGTACTGTTAGCTGTCGGGCTCATCGGGTGA
- a CDS encoding nuclear transport factor 2 family protein translates to MNFKEEAPEIDPPWTQREELNAALLRRWLKAGWEANDSSLVDEHFHPECIISGLAPEVIEGLDEMRVTHRAMCARLHHRTATIQFLLMRGDQFSAAMEFEGRQRDANLDVAMEVCCFGTMRNGLIYRAHNIIDYTGLYAKLGLLDLGKLAEHFG, encoded by the coding sequence ATGAATTTCAAAGAAGAAGCTCCCGAAATTGATCCCCCTTGGACTCAACGGGAAGAGCTGAATGCGGCGTTGCTACGGCGTTGGCTGAAGGCGGGCTGGGAAGCCAACGACAGCTCGTTGGTCGACGAACATTTTCATCCGGAATGTATCATCAGCGGTCTGGCACCGGAGGTGATCGAAGGTCTGGATGAAATGCGGGTCACTCACCGTGCAATGTGCGCCCGACTGCACCACCGCACCGCCACGATTCAATTTCTGTTGATGCGGGGCGACCAGTTTTCGGCCGCCATGGAGTTCGAGGGGCGTCAGCGTGACGCGAATTTGGACGTCGCGATGGAAGTCTGCTGCTTCGGAACGATGCGGAACGGGCTGATTTACAGGGCCCACAACATCATCGACTACACGGGACTGTATGCGAAACTGGGACTGCTAGATCTCGGAAAACTTGCCGAACACTTTGGCTGA
- a CDS encoding Rrf2 family transcriptional regulator: MKRDSRLSGVLHILLHMAELDEPVTSDDLSKIIDTNPVVVRRLMAGLRERQYVQSAKGHGGGWTLACELAEVTLLDIYEAVGSPGLLAMGNRTEAPGCLVEQSVNAALGRTFDEAEQLLLRRLGEVTLASLSADCHQRLEAKGISLKAKRNRHGLQS, from the coding sequence ATGAAGCGAGATAGCAGGCTATCCGGCGTCCTGCACATTTTGTTGCACATGGCGGAGCTGGACGAACCGGTGACTTCGGACGATTTGTCGAAAATCATCGACACGAATCCTGTCGTGGTGCGTCGTCTGATGGCGGGGCTTCGCGAGCGGCAGTATGTGCAAAGCGCCAAGGGACACGGAGGTGGTTGGACTTTGGCGTGCGAGCTGGCCGAGGTCACTTTGCTGGACATCTACGAGGCGGTGGGCAGCCCGGGGTTGTTGGCAATGGGCAATCGCACGGAAGCACCGGGTTGTTTGGTGGAGCAATCCGTGAACGCCGCACTGGGCAGGACGTTTGACGAAGCCGAACAACTGCTGCTTCGGCGGTTGGGGGAAGTCACGCTCGCCTCGCTGAGCGCCGATTGCCACCAACGCCTCGAAGCGAAAGGCATTTCCCTGAAAGCCAAACGGAACCGACATGGACTCCAAAGCTGA
- a CDS encoding glycine betaine ABC transporter substrate-binding protein, with translation MTRLITLGITDLSFHRVAGSLTAHVLNGMGIEVERIYSPHEANFQKLKAGETQMLASAWLPSSHGGYKAEVEETVPLRVLGLHYEPYALWGVPDYVPESAVAEVADLLKPDVSDKMKRDIQGINPGAGITRFSIAMMSEYGLNDAGYRFHTGSEEDCFTTFEHAVENGEWVVVPLWKPQFLHFKHKIRELREPKGLLGVVDKAVLLLRDDQSTLFTEDELKTLDSLRWSNEIIAELDYQICRENQPLDEVTKNWLDAR, from the coding sequence ATGACGCGGCTTATCACGCTTGGCATCACCGATCTTTCGTTTCATCGAGTCGCGGGATCGTTGACGGCGCATGTTCTGAATGGCATGGGAATCGAGGTCGAACGGATTTACTCGCCACACGAAGCCAACTTTCAAAAGTTGAAAGCAGGTGAGACGCAGATGCTGGCGTCGGCTTGGCTACCGTCGAGCCATGGCGGCTACAAAGCGGAGGTCGAAGAAACCGTTCCGCTTCGAGTTCTCGGCCTGCACTACGAACCGTATGCACTCTGGGGAGTCCCCGACTACGTTCCCGAATCCGCGGTTGCCGAAGTCGCTGACCTGCTCAAGCCCGACGTGTCCGACAAAATGAAGCGTGATATTCAGGGCATCAATCCGGGGGCGGGTATCACTCGGTTCTCCATCGCGATGATGAGCGAATACGGATTGAACGATGCGGGATACCGGTTTCACACGGGCAGTGAAGAAGACTGCTTCACCACGTTTGAGCATGCGGTCGAGAACGGTGAATGGGTCGTCGTCCCGCTATGGAAGCCGCAGTTCCTGCACTTCAAACACAAGATTCGAGAGCTGAGAGAGCCGAAGGGTTTGCTGGGCGTTGTCGACAAAGCGGTTCTGCTTTTGCGCGATGACCAGTCGACTCTTTTCACGGAAGACGAATTGAAAACGCTCGACAGCCTGCGTTGGTCCAACGAAATCATCGCCGAGTTGGACTACCAAATTTGCCGAGAGAATCAACCGCTTGATGAAGTCACGAAGAATTGGCTTGATGCACGGTAG